The Gopherus evgoodei ecotype Sinaloan lineage unplaced genomic scaffold, rGopEvg1_v1.p scaffold_45_arrow_ctg1, whole genome shotgun sequence genome has a window encoding:
- the LOC115642780 gene encoding olfactory receptor 6F1-like yields the protein MDIMTGTEIRNQTSVQEFILLGFPGTWYFRMALAVLFSAMYVLTILGNVSIIALVRTHPRLHTPMYLFLCNLSFLEIWYTTACVPKAIGVMLGTSQIISFTVCLLQLYFLLSMGSTECFLLAIMAYDRYLAICHPLRYNSLMNRTFSAQLALASWLCGFLAISVLMSLISRLPFCGPNVINHFICDIDSWIALSCADMRLVELATFIDSFIIVMVSCAITVVSYIFIISTILRIRAAQRWQKAFSTCSAHLTVVTIWYGSAIFLFLIPSAQNSLDLNKIVNIFNTIVTPLLNPFIYTLRNKEVKEVLGKTVSGLLSGFRKKEISSK from the coding sequence ATGGACATCATGACTGGTACAGAAATAAGAAATCAAACCAGTGTGCAGGAGTTTATCTTACTGGGCTTTCCAGGCACTTGGTATTTCCGGATGGCCCTTGCTGTGCTGTTTTCTGCGATGTACGTCCTAACGATCCTAGGGAATGTGTCCATCATAGCCCTAGTGAGGACCCACCCACggctccacacccccatgtacttgtTTCTCTGCAATCTCTCTTTCCTAGAGATCTGGTACACCACAGCATGTGTCCCGAAGGCCATTGGCGTCATGCTGGGCACAAGCCAAATCATCTCTTTCACTGTCTGCCTCCTGCAATTGTATTTTCTTCTCTCCATGGGCTCCACAGAATGTTTCCTCCTGGCCatcatggcctatgaccgctatCTGGCCATATGCCACCCATTGCGCTACAACTCCCTCATGAACAGAACTTTCTCTGCTCAGCTGGCTCTTGCCTCTTGGCTGTGTGGGTTCCTGGCTATCTCTGTGCTCATGTCTCTAATATCCAGGTTGCCTTTCTGTGGCCCAAATGTCATCAATCATTTTATTTGTGACATAGATTCCTGGATAGCACTTTCCTGTGCTGATATGCGCCTTGTTGAGCTGGCAACATTCATCGACTCATTCATTATTGTCATGGTCTCATGTGCAATAACTGTGGTCTCCTACATTTTCATTATCTCCACCATCTTGAGAATCCGTGCAGCCCAACGctggcaaaaggccttttccacttgcTCAGCCCATCTCACCGTCGTGACTATCTGGTACGGCTctgccatttttctttttctcattccGTCTGCACAGAACTCACTGGATTTGAACAAAATTGTCAACATCTTTAACACTATCGTAACTCCACTATTAAACCCTTTCATTTACACTCTGAGAAACAAGGAGGTGAAGGAAGTCTTGGGAAAGACAGTCAGTGGACTATTAAGTggttttagaaaaaaagaaatttcatCAAAATGA